Proteins encoded in a region of the Chelonoidis abingdonii isolate Lonesome George chromosome 2, CheloAbing_2.0, whole genome shotgun sequence genome:
- the MRS2 gene encoding magnesium transporter MRS2 homolog, mitochondrial isoform X2: protein MSIATRNNRIIIRMEFLKAVVTPEFLLILDYRSLNMEHWLFQELASQLSGEGQLVTYSLPFEFRAIEAILQYWISNLQGRLNVLQPQIIETLEALVDPKLLSVDRSKLHILLQNGKSLSELETDLKVFKETILEILDEEELIEELCLTKWTDPQVFEESMSGIDHAEEMELLLENYYRQAEDLANEARELRVLIDDSESIIFINLDSHRNVMMRLNLQLTMGTFSLSLFGLIGVAFGMNLESSFEEDHRAFWLVTGIMFLGSGLIWRRLLSFLGRHLEPSLPPQVRMVG from the exons ATGAGCATTGCAACTAGAAACAACAGGATTATCATTAGAATGGAG tttttgaaggcTGTGGTAACACCAGAGTTTCTTCTGATACTAGATTATCGCAGTTTAAATATGGAGCACTGGCTGTTCCAAGAACTTGCATCTCAGCTGTCTGGAGAAGGTCAGCTAGTTACATATTCCTTGCCCTTTGAATTTAGAGCCATAGAAGCAATACTGCAATATTGG ATCAGCAATCTGCAAGGGAGACTTAATGTTTTGCAACCTCAGATCATTGAGACGCTGGAAGCTCTAGTGGATCCCAAGCTACTATCTGTGGATAGAAGTAAACTACACATTTTGCTACAAAATGGCAAGAG tttGTCAGAATTAGAAACAGATCTTAAAGTTTTCAAAGAAACAATCCTGGAAATCTTAGATGAAGAGGAATTAATTGAAGAGCTCTGTCTAACTAAATGGACAGATCCACAAGTATT TGAGGAGAGCATGTCTGGAATTGACCATGCAGAGGaaatggagctgctgctggagaatTATTACAGACAAGCCGAAGATCTCGCTAATGAAGCACGTGAACTCAGAGTATTGATTGATGATTCCGAAAGTATCATCTTCATCAACCTGGACAG CCACCGTAATGTGATGATGAGACTGAACTTACAGCTGACCATGGggactttttctctttctctttttggaCTGATTGGAGTAGCCTTTGGTATGAACTTGGAATCCTCCTTTGAAGAG GACCACAGAGCATTTTGGCTGGTGACCGGAATTATGTTTTTGGGAAGTGGCCTTATCTGGCGGCGTTTGCTTTCATTCCTTGGACGGCATCTAGAACCTTCACTACCTCCCCAAGTACGTATGGTTGGCTAA
- the MRS2 gene encoding magnesium transporter MRS2 homolog, mitochondrial isoform X4 has translation MKFDKEGNITSFERKKTELYQELGLQARDLRFQHLMSIATRNNRIIIRMEISNLQGRLNVLQPQIIETLEALVDPKLLSVDRSKLHILLQNGKSLSELETDLKVFKETILEILDEEELIEELCLTKWTDPQVFEESMSGIDHAEEMELLLENYYRQAEDLANEARELRVLIDDSESIIFINLDSHRNVMMRLNLQLTMGTFSLSLFGLIGVAFGMNLESSFEEDHRAFWLVTGIMFLGSGLIWRRLLSFLGRHLEPSLPPQVRMVG, from the exons ATGAAATTTGACAAAGAAGGAAATATTACCTCTTTTG aaagaaagaaaacagaattgtACCAGGAACTGGGTCTTCAAGCTCGAGATCTAAGATTTCAGCATCTAATGAGCATTGCAACTAGAAACAACAGGATTATCATTAGAATGGAG ATCAGCAATCTGCAAGGGAGACTTAATGTTTTGCAACCTCAGATCATTGAGACGCTGGAAGCTCTAGTGGATCCCAAGCTACTATCTGTGGATAGAAGTAAACTACACATTTTGCTACAAAATGGCAAGAG tttGTCAGAATTAGAAACAGATCTTAAAGTTTTCAAAGAAACAATCCTGGAAATCTTAGATGAAGAGGAATTAATTGAAGAGCTCTGTCTAACTAAATGGACAGATCCACAAGTATT TGAGGAGAGCATGTCTGGAATTGACCATGCAGAGGaaatggagctgctgctggagaatTATTACAGACAAGCCGAAGATCTCGCTAATGAAGCACGTGAACTCAGAGTATTGATTGATGATTCCGAAAGTATCATCTTCATCAACCTGGACAG CCACCGTAATGTGATGATGAGACTGAACTTACAGCTGACCATGGggactttttctctttctctttttggaCTGATTGGAGTAGCCTTTGGTATGAACTTGGAATCCTCCTTTGAAGAG GACCACAGAGCATTTTGGCTGGTGACCGGAATTATGTTTTTGGGAAGTGGCCTTATCTGGCGGCGTTTGCTTTCATTCCTTGGACGGCATCTAGAACCTTCACTACCTCCCCAAGTACGTATGGTTGGCTAA
- the MRS2 gene encoding magnesium transporter MRS2 homolog, mitochondrial isoform X1, translated as MKFDKEGNITSFERKKTELYQELGLQARDLRFQHLMSIATRNNRIIIRMEFLKAVVTPEFLLILDYRSLNMEHWLFQELASQLSGEGQLVTYSLPFEFRAIEAILQYWISNLQGRLNVLQPQIIETLEALVDPKLLSVDRSKLHILLQNGKSLSELETDLKVFKETILEILDEEELIEELCLTKWTDPQVFEESMSGIDHAEEMELLLENYYRQAEDLANEARELRVLIDDSESIIFINLDSHRNVMMRLNLQLTMGTFSLSLFGLIGVAFGMNLESSFEEDHRAFWLVTGIMFLGSGLIWRRLLSFLGRHLEPSLPPQVRMVG; from the exons ATGAAATTTGACAAAGAAGGAAATATTACCTCTTTTG aaagaaagaaaacagaattgtACCAGGAACTGGGTCTTCAAGCTCGAGATCTAAGATTTCAGCATCTAATGAGCATTGCAACTAGAAACAACAGGATTATCATTAGAATGGAG tttttgaaggcTGTGGTAACACCAGAGTTTCTTCTGATACTAGATTATCGCAGTTTAAATATGGAGCACTGGCTGTTCCAAGAACTTGCATCTCAGCTGTCTGGAGAAGGTCAGCTAGTTACATATTCCTTGCCCTTTGAATTTAGAGCCATAGAAGCAATACTGCAATATTGG ATCAGCAATCTGCAAGGGAGACTTAATGTTTTGCAACCTCAGATCATTGAGACGCTGGAAGCTCTAGTGGATCCCAAGCTACTATCTGTGGATAGAAGTAAACTACACATTTTGCTACAAAATGGCAAGAG tttGTCAGAATTAGAAACAGATCTTAAAGTTTTCAAAGAAACAATCCTGGAAATCTTAGATGAAGAGGAATTAATTGAAGAGCTCTGTCTAACTAAATGGACAGATCCACAAGTATT TGAGGAGAGCATGTCTGGAATTGACCATGCAGAGGaaatggagctgctgctggagaatTATTACAGACAAGCCGAAGATCTCGCTAATGAAGCACGTGAACTCAGAGTATTGATTGATGATTCCGAAAGTATCATCTTCATCAACCTGGACAG CCACCGTAATGTGATGATGAGACTGAACTTACAGCTGACCATGGggactttttctctttctctttttggaCTGATTGGAGTAGCCTTTGGTATGAACTTGGAATCCTCCTTTGAAGAG GACCACAGAGCATTTTGGCTGGTGACCGGAATTATGTTTTTGGGAAGTGGCCTTATCTGGCGGCGTTTGCTTTCATTCCTTGGACGGCATCTAGAACCTTCACTACCTCCCCAAGTACGTATGGTTGGCTAA
- the MRS2 gene encoding magnesium transporter MRS2 homolog, mitochondrial isoform X3, translated as MKFDKEGNITSFERKKTELYQELGLQARDLRFQHLMSIATRNNRIIIRMEFLKAVVTPEFLLILDYRSLNMEHWLFQELASQLSGEGQLVTYSLPFEFRAIEAILQYWISNLQGRLNVLQPQIIETLEALVDPKLLSVDRSKLHILLQNGKSEESMSGIDHAEEMELLLENYYRQAEDLANEARELRVLIDDSESIIFINLDSHRNVMMRLNLQLTMGTFSLSLFGLIGVAFGMNLESSFEEDHRAFWLVTGIMFLGSGLIWRRLLSFLGRHLEPSLPPQVRMVG; from the exons ATGAAATTTGACAAAGAAGGAAATATTACCTCTTTTG aaagaaagaaaacagaattgtACCAGGAACTGGGTCTTCAAGCTCGAGATCTAAGATTTCAGCATCTAATGAGCATTGCAACTAGAAACAACAGGATTATCATTAGAATGGAG tttttgaaggcTGTGGTAACACCAGAGTTTCTTCTGATACTAGATTATCGCAGTTTAAATATGGAGCACTGGCTGTTCCAAGAACTTGCATCTCAGCTGTCTGGAGAAGGTCAGCTAGTTACATATTCCTTGCCCTTTGAATTTAGAGCCATAGAAGCAATACTGCAATATTGG ATCAGCAATCTGCAAGGGAGACTTAATGTTTTGCAACCTCAGATCATTGAGACGCTGGAAGCTCTAGTGGATCCCAAGCTACTATCTGTGGATAGAAGTAAACTACACATTTTGCTACAAAATGGCAAGAG TGAGGAGAGCATGTCTGGAATTGACCATGCAGAGGaaatggagctgctgctggagaatTATTACAGACAAGCCGAAGATCTCGCTAATGAAGCACGTGAACTCAGAGTATTGATTGATGATTCCGAAAGTATCATCTTCATCAACCTGGACAG CCACCGTAATGTGATGATGAGACTGAACTTACAGCTGACCATGGggactttttctctttctctttttggaCTGATTGGAGTAGCCTTTGGTATGAACTTGGAATCCTCCTTTGAAGAG GACCACAGAGCATTTTGGCTGGTGACCGGAATTATGTTTTTGGGAAGTGGCCTTATCTGGCGGCGTTTGCTTTCATTCCTTGGACGGCATCTAGAACCTTCACTACCTCCCCAAGTACGTATGGTTGGCTAA